The following proteins are co-located in the Acanthochromis polyacanthus isolate Apoly-LR-REF ecotype Palm Island chromosome 7, KAUST_Apoly_ChrSc, whole genome shotgun sequence genome:
- the xbp1 gene encoding LOW QUALITY PROTEIN: X-box-binding protein 1 (The sequence of the model RefSeq protein was modified relative to this genomic sequence to represent the inferred CDS: deleted 2 bases in 1 codon), with amino-acid sequence MVVVAAGAGSAHKVLLISGKQTGSSTGSQTAFSRPISVVLPSTANQVSSDSDSNTSAGPPVRKRQRLTHLSPEEKALRRKLKNRVAAQTARDRKKAKMGELEQQVLELELENQKLHIENRLLREKTSGLLTENEELRQRLGLDTLDSKEKVQVLLSTGNDAGLGVGSSESAVLRLCVSAAGAGPAVPKSEDFSMDTDSPDSTDNESDLLLGILDILDPELFLKSCEQECEEPQVLLVGGGDPVPAATPAPLGAPSVKLEALNELIHFDHIYTKPVEEVSGGQSSDVESDEDEKIDEASFPITEVVVEEETVCIKDEPEEVVIPTCDGHSQVDDFFSGGSSAALSSLEKEACLADTYSDSGYEGSPSPFSDMSSPLCSESAWDDVFANELFPQLISV; translated from the exons atggtggtggtagcagcGGGTGCCGGGAGCGCCCACAAAGTGCTCCTGATATCGGGGAAGCAGACCGGCTCCTCTACCGGCTCACAGACGGCCTTCAGCCGGCCCATCTCTGTCGTTTTACCGTCAACGGCCAACCAGGTGTCGTCGGACTCAGACTCCAACACTTCTGCGGGGCCGCCGGTGCGAAAAAGACAGAGGCTCACACACTTGAGTCCGGAAGAGAAAGCACTTCGCag GAAACTCAAGAACAGAGTGGCAGCTCAGACAGCCAGAGACAGGAAAAAGGCCAAAATGGGAGAGCTGGAACAACAAGTTCTAGAACTGGAGCTGGag AATCAGAAACTTCACATTGAAAACAGGCTGCTTCGGGAAAAAACGAGTGGCCtcctgacagaaaatgaggaaCTGAGACAGAGACTTGGGTTGGACACCCTCGACTCAAAAGAAAAG GTTCAGGTTCTGTTGTCCACCGGGAACGACGCAGGTTTAGGGGTCGGGTCTTCTGAGTCCGCAGTACTCAGGCTATGTGTG TCCGCAGCAGGTGCAGGCCCAGCAGTccctaaatctgaagacttctcAATGGATACAGATAGTCCTGACTCTACAGACAATGAG TCTGATTTGCTACTGGGCATTCTGGACATCCTTGACCCAGAGCTGTTCCTCAAGTCTTGTGAACAGGAGTGCGAGGAGCCGCAGGTGTTGCTGGTCGGAGGGGGGGACCCAGTACCTGCCGCCACACCTGCACCTCTGGGGGCCCCATCAGTTAAGCTGGAGGCCCTTAATGAACTGATCCACTTTGACCACATCTACACGAAGCCCGTGGAGGAGGTGAGCGGTGGGCAGAGCAGTGACGTGGAGAGCGACGAAGATGAGAAGATCGACGAGGCTTCCTTCCCCATTACTGAGGTAGTGGTTGAAGAGGAGACCGTCTGTATCAAAGACGAACCGGAGGAAGTGGTCATCCCCACctgtgatggtcacagtcaggTGGATGACTTTTTCTCTGGAGGCTCCTCGGCTGCCCTCAGCAGCCTGGAGAAGGAAGCCTGCCTTGCGGACACCTACAGCGACTCCGGATATGAAGGGTCCCCTTCCCCTTTCAGCGACATGTCCTCTCCCCTGTGCTCAGAAAGCGCCTGGGATGACGTGTTCGCTAATGAACTCTTCCCCCAGCTTATCAGTGTCTGA